The Clostridiaceae bacterium HFYG-1003 genome includes a window with the following:
- the map gene encoding type I methionyl aminopeptidase → MIILKNNNEIQKMKVAGRIVEEALRLMEANIRPGISTAHLDRIAEEFITKQGAVPSFKGYGGFPGSICASVNDVVIHGIPSKEVILKDGDIISVDMGAMIDRYHGDAARTFAVGEVSQTAKDLIRITEESFFKGVEMFREGGRLGDISHAIGSYLTMAGYGVVRDFVGHGIGRNLHEQPNVPNYGKPGAGVVLREGMVLAIEPMVNVGSYEVKVLKDQWTVKTVDGSLSAHYENTVALTSDGPQLLTLTI, encoded by the coding sequence ATGATCATACTCAAGAATAACAACGAGATCCAAAAGATGAAGGTCGCAGGCCGGATTGTGGAAGAAGCGCTCCGACTGATGGAAGCGAACATCCGCCCCGGCATCTCCACGGCACATCTGGATCGGATTGCAGAAGAATTTATAACTAAGCAAGGGGCGGTACCGTCCTTCAAGGGGTACGGCGGTTTTCCCGGTTCCATCTGTGCATCGGTCAATGATGTGGTTATCCACGGGATTCCCTCGAAAGAGGTCATTCTGAAGGACGGCGACATCATCTCGGTGGACATGGGAGCGATGATTGACCGTTACCACGGGGACGCCGCCAGGACCTTCGCCGTGGGTGAAGTCAGCCAGACTGCCAAAGACCTGATCCGGATCACAGAAGAGTCCTTTTTCAAGGGAGTCGAGATGTTCCGGGAAGGCGGCCGGCTGGGCGATATCTCCCACGCCATCGGATCCTATCTCACCATGGCCGGCTACGGCGTGGTGAGGGATTTCGTAGGTCACGGCATCGGACGAAACCTTCATGAGCAGCCCAATGTCCCCAACTATGGGAAACCAGGAGCGGGAGTGGTGCTGCGGGAAGGAATGGTTCTTGCCATCGAGCCCATGGTTAATGTGGGCAGTTATGAAGTGAAAGTACTCAAGGACCAATGGACAGTGAAAACGGTCGATGGCAGCCTGTCTGCCCATTATGAAAATACCGTGGCACTGACGTCTGACGGTCCGCAGCTGTTGACATTAACGATTTAA
- a CDS encoding KOW domain-containing RNA-binding protein: MEELLGREVLSVKGRDRGKHYVVVEIIDAYFVRVADGEQKTVSSPKRKNKKHIVCTENLNPIPMDWTETKQGDDRIKQFLTNRKKEV, encoded by the coding sequence ATGGAAGAATTACTGGGACGCGAAGTCCTGTCTGTCAAAGGACGCGACCGCGGCAAGCACTACGTGGTGGTGGAGATCATCGATGCCTATTTTGTCCGGGTGGCGGATGGAGAACAGAAAACCGTCAGCTCACCGAAACGGAAAAACAAAAAACACATCGTCTGCACCGAAAACCTGAATCCCATCCCCATGGATTGGACGGAAACAAAACAAGGCGATGACCGGATCAAGCAATTTTTAACGAATCGCAAAAAGGAGGTTTGA
- the infA gene encoding translation initiation factor IF-1, translated as MSKDDVIEMQGEVLEALPNANFQVKLESGHCITAHISGKLRMNYIKILPGDRVTVELSPYDLTKGRITWRSK; from the coding sequence ATGTCAAAAGACGATGTAATTGAAATGCAGGGAGAGGTATTAGAGGCTCTACCCAACGCCAATTTCCAGGTTAAGCTGGAGAGCGGCCACTGCATTACAGCACACATTTCAGGAAAACTCAGAATGAACTATATTAAGATCCTGCCGGGCGACCGCGTGACGGTAGAACTGTCACCCTACGATCTGACCAAGGGCAGAATCACCTGGAGATCCAAATAA
- a CDS encoding DNA-directed RNA polymerase subunit alpha translates to MLEIEKPKITVVETNEDGTYGKIVVEPLLQGYGITLGNALRRILLSSLPGVAPNSVKIDGVLHEFSTVPGVKEDVTELVLNIKNLAIKMQGDGPKSIYIDAVGPCEVTGADIKTDGDVEIVNQDFHIATLDDNAKLYIEIAIDRGRGYVSQMNNKSEEHSLQTIPVDSIYTPVKRVNFTVNNTRVGQVMNYDELTLELWTNGTIKIEEAISLSAKILIEHFKLFMTLVDNNNDMEIMIEKEEDKKEKVLEMTIEELDLSVRSYNCLKRAGINTVQELTHKSMEDMMKVRNLGKKSLEEVERKLKDLGLGLKTSDE, encoded by the coding sequence ATGCTGGAAATCGAAAAGCCAAAAATAACGGTCGTTGAGACCAATGAAGACGGGACCTATGGAAAAATCGTGGTGGAACCCTTATTGCAGGGTTACGGCATCACCCTGGGCAATGCCCTGAGAAGAATTCTTCTCTCCTCGCTGCCCGGTGTAGCCCCCAACTCCGTCAAGATTGACGGGGTACTCCATGAATTTTCCACCGTTCCCGGTGTGAAGGAAGATGTCACTGAACTCGTACTTAACATCAAGAACCTTGCCATCAAAATGCAGGGCGACGGACCGAAGAGCATCTACATTGATGCAGTGGGTCCCTGTGAAGTAACAGGCGCTGATATCAAGACCGACGGTGACGTCGAGATCGTCAACCAGGACTTCCACATCGCGACATTGGACGACAACGCAAAGCTCTATATCGAGATCGCCATTGACCGCGGTCGCGGATATGTGTCTCAGATGAACAACAAGTCTGAGGAACACTCACTCCAGACGATTCCAGTCGACTCCATCTACACGCCGGTTAAGCGTGTAAACTTCACGGTGAACAACACCCGGGTCGGCCAGGTCATGAACTATGATGAACTCACGCTGGAGCTTTGGACCAATGGCACCATCAAAATCGAAGAAGCGATCAGCCTGTCTGCGAAGATCCTGATCGAGCACTTCAAACTCTTCATGACGTTAGTGGACAACAACAATGACATGGAGATCATGATCGAAAAAGAGGAAGACAAGAAGGAAAAAGTTCTGGAGATGACCATCGAAGAACTGGATCTTTCGGTTCGGTCCTATAACTGCCTCAAGCGGGCAGGCATCAACACGGTTCAGGAACTTACTCACAAATCCATGGAAGACATGATGAAAGTCCGGAATTTGGGTAAAAAATCCCTGGAAGAAGTTGAAAGAAAATTAAAAGACCTCGGTTTAGGTCTGAAAACGAGCGACGAGTAG
- the rplQ gene encoding 50S ribosomal protein L17 translates to MAIERKLGRSTDQRRAMLRSLVTNFLKHGVIQTTYTRAKETQSIAEKMITLGKRGDLHARRQALAFITEEAVVAELFDTIAPKYAEREGGYTRIYKVGPRRGDAAEVAILELV, encoded by the coding sequence ATGGCTATTGAAAGAAAACTTGGCAGAAGTACTGACCAGAGAAGAGCCATGCTGAGAAGCCTTGTAACAAACTTCCTGAAGCATGGTGTCATTCAGACAACCTATACAAGAGCCAAGGAAACCCAGTCCATTGCTGAAAAAATGATCACTCTCGGCAAGAGAGGCGATCTTCATGCAAGAAGACAGGCTCTGGCCTTTATCACGGAGGAAGCGGTGGTTGCCGAATTATTCGACACAATCGCACCGAAGTACGCAGAACGCGAAGGCGGATACACAAGAATCTACAAAGTGGGACCAAGACGGGGCGATGCAGCGGAAGTTGCCATCCTGGAACTGGTTTAA
- a CDS encoding adenylate kinase yields the protein MKIVLLGAPGAGKGTQAQSISKYFNIPHISTGDIFRKNISEGTKLGKTAKRYMDAGQLVPDQLTLDLIEDRLNQEDCHRGYLLDGYPRTVVQADFLEEMLRRKHDQLDCALLIAVPREAILDRITGRRICPSCGASYHLKHNPPLKKDTCDICGHQVIQRLDDKAETVEERLDVYDEQTKPLISFYDERCILKSVDGTRAINQIFNDIVKVLSEVRLHDHTQE from the coding sequence ATGAAAATTGTTCTTTTAGGCGCACCGGGAGCAGGAAAAGGGACTCAGGCTCAAAGTATCAGCAAGTATTTCAACATTCCGCATATTTCCACCGGTGATATTTTCAGAAAAAATATTTCAGAGGGAACCAAGCTCGGCAAAACTGCCAAGCGATACATGGATGCCGGTCAGCTGGTCCCGGATCAACTGACGCTGGACCTCATTGAGGACCGGCTCAATCAGGAAGACTGCCACCGCGGCTATCTCCTGGACGGCTATCCCAGAACGGTTGTGCAGGCTGATTTCCTTGAGGAAATGCTAAGGAGAAAACACGATCAGCTGGATTGTGCCTTACTGATCGCAGTCCCTCGTGAAGCGATCCTCGACCGGATCACCGGCCGACGGATCTGTCCCTCCTGTGGGGCGTCCTACCACTTGAAGCATAATCCGCCCTTGAAGAAAGACACGTGTGACATCTGCGGACACCAGGTGATTCAGCGTTTGGATGACAAGGCGGAAACAGTGGAAGAGCGGTTGGATGTGTACGACGAGCAAACCAAACCCCTCATCAGTTTCTATGATGAGCGCTGCATCTTGAAATCCGTTGACGGCACCAGGGCCATCAATCAGATTTTTAATGACATTGTGAAAGTACTGAGTGAGGTCAGACTCCATGATCATACTCAAGAATAA
- the rpsK gene encoding 30S ribosomal protein S11, protein MAQAKNVKKTRKRKERKNVERGQAHIQSTFNNSIVTITDAAGNALSWSSAGALGFKGSKKSTPFAAQLAAETAAKAAMEHGLRTIEVFVKGPGSGREAAIRSLQAAGLEVTMIKDVTPLPHNGCRPPKRRRM, encoded by the coding sequence ATGGCACAAGCTAAGAATGTCAAGAAGACAAGAAAAAGAAAAGAACGCAAGAATGTCGAACGCGGCCAGGCCCATATCCAGTCGACCTTCAATAACTCCATCGTTACGATCACTGACGCGGCTGGCAATGCCCTGTCCTGGTCCAGCGCCGGAGCACTTGGATTCAAGGGTTCCAAAAAGAGCACTCCCTTTGCAGCTCAGCTGGCTGCAGAGACCGCTGCCAAGGCAGCCATGGAGCATGGCCTGAGAACCATCGAAGTCTTCGTCAAGGGACCTGGTTCAGGCAGAGAAGCTGCGATTCGTTCCCTCCAGGCAGCCGGACTCGAAGTGACCATGATCAAGGATGTCACTCCGCTCCCGCACAATGGATGCAGACCCCCCAAGAGAAGGAGAATGTAG
- a CDS encoding energy-coupling factor transporter ATPase, whose amino-acid sequence MSIKAEHVTFEYSPGTPFAKKALDDISLEIPEGKFVALIGHTGSGKSTLIQHFNGLIQPTSGRILVDGVDIHAENVKKSDIRKKVGLVFQYPEYQLFEETVEKDVAFGPGNLNLTEDEIAGRVRRAIELVGLDFEEYRHKSPFELSGGQKRRVAIAGVVAMEPRVLILDEPTAGLDPRGREEILSQLKRLHENYGMTTILVSHSMEDVADLADLVLVMYEGKVVMADVPKVIFSQADRLEAMGLASPQVTYLMRRLKEHGFDVPSDIIHVREAAEAIAAALGKGGECK is encoded by the coding sequence ATGTCAATTAAAGCAGAACATGTAACATTTGAATACTCACCCGGAACGCCCTTTGCCAAAAAGGCGCTGGATGACATCAGTCTGGAAATCCCGGAAGGAAAGTTTGTGGCTCTCATCGGCCATACCGGTTCGGGAAAATCCACGCTGATCCAGCACTTCAACGGGCTGATTCAGCCAACCTCAGGCCGGATTCTGGTCGATGGGGTGGACATCCATGCCGAGAACGTCAAGAAATCGGACATTCGCAAAAAGGTGGGACTGGTGTTCCAGTATCCGGAGTATCAGTTGTTTGAAGAAACCGTCGAGAAGGACGTGGCCTTCGGTCCGGGCAATCTTAATTTAACCGAAGACGAGATCGCCGGCCGAGTCCGCCGGGCCATTGAGCTGGTGGGCCTGGATTTTGAGGAATACCGGCATAAAAGTCCCTTTGAGCTCTCCGGAGGTCAGAAACGCCGCGTTGCCATAGCCGGTGTGGTGGCCATGGAGCCCCGCGTCCTCATCCTGGATGAGCCGACTGCCGGACTCGATCCCCGCGGCCGGGAGGAGATTCTGTCCCAGCTGAAGCGGCTGCATGAGAATTACGGCATGACGACGATCCTGGTATCGCATTCCATGGAGGATGTGGCCGATCTGGCGGACCTGGTCCTGGTGATGTATGAGGGCAAGGTCGTCATGGCGGATGTACCCAAAGTCATTTTCTCCCAGGCGGACCGGCTGGAAGCCATGGGCCTGGCGTCGCCTCAGGTGACCTATCTGATGCGCCGGCTGAAGGAACACGGCTTTGACGTGCCTTCCGACATCATCCATGTCCGGGAGGCGGCCGAAGCAATTGCGGCAGCTCTGGGAAAAGGCGGTGAGTGCAAATGA
- the rpmJ gene encoding 50S ribosomal protein L36, with protein sequence MKVRPSVKPICEKCKVIKRKGKVMVICENPKHKQKQG encoded by the coding sequence ATGAAAGTAAGACCATCAGTAAAGCCGATCTGCGAAAAGTGCAAAGTCATCAAGCGTAAAGGGAAGGTCATGGTTATCTGTGAAAATCCCAAGCACAAGCAGAAACAGGGCTAG
- a CDS encoding energy-coupling factor transporter ATPase translates to MDEKTGLPGDPMIRTEHLYHYYHQYDEDGNQTALPESEIQYSIKDITLTVPKGQFLCILGHNGSGKSTLAKHFNALLLPVRGGIWVDSIDATNPANTWEVRSRAGMVFQNPDNQMVATIVEEDVAFGCENLGIPPQEIRQRVEKALKEVGMYEFRKHAPHLLSGGQKQRIAIAGILAMRPKCIIFDEPTAMLDPSGRKEVMETVRELNRDYGITVIHITHYMEEAVQADRIVVIEEGSIMMDDTPVNVFSRVQEIKAIGLDVPQVTEVAYLLQTAGIPIDTHILTIDEMVGILCQLKQNM, encoded by the coding sequence ATGGACGAAAAAACGGGATTGCCCGGCGATCCAATGATCAGAACGGAACATCTTTATCATTATTATCACCAATACGATGAAGATGGAAATCAGACTGCGCTCCCCGAGAGCGAAATTCAATATTCCATCAAGGATATCACGCTGACGGTTCCCAAGGGCCAGTTTCTATGCATCCTGGGTCACAACGGATCCGGCAAGTCGACGCTGGCCAAGCATTTTAACGCGCTGCTGCTGCCGGTTCGCGGCGGGATCTGGGTCGATTCCATCGACGCCACCAACCCCGCCAATACCTGGGAAGTGCGTTCCCGGGCCGGCATGGTATTCCAGAACCCGGACAACCAGATGGTAGCCACCATTGTGGAGGAGGACGTAGCCTTCGGCTGCGAGAACCTGGGGATTCCGCCCCAGGAGATCCGCCAGCGGGTGGAGAAGGCACTGAAGGAAGTCGGGATGTACGAATTCCGCAAGCATGCACCGCACCTGCTGTCCGGCGGCCAGAAGCAGCGCATTGCCATCGCCGGAATCCTTGCCATGCGGCCTAAGTGCATTATCTTTGATGAGCCGACGGCTATGCTGGACCCTTCCGGCCGCAAGGAAGTCATGGAAACAGTGCGCGAACTCAACCGGGATTACGGCATTACCGTCATTCATATTACCCATTATATGGAAGAAGCCGTCCAGGCTGACCGCATCGTGGTCATCGAGGAAGGCAGCATCATGATGGATGATACTCCGGTCAATGTCTTTTCACGGGTTCAGGAAATTAAAGCAATCGGGCTGGATGTGCCCCAGGTCACGGAAGTCGCCTATCTGCTTCAGACAGCCGGCATCCCGATCGATACGCACATTCTGACCATCGATGAAATGGTTGGTATATTATGTCAATTAAAGCAGAACATGTAA
- the rpsM gene encoding 30S ribosomal protein S13, with product MARIAGIDLPKEKRVEIGLTYIYGIGISTARRILAETGVNPDIRVKNLSEEEENLLRDYVNKNVKVEGDLRREIALNIKRLSEIGCYRGMRHRKGLPVRGQRTKTNARTRKGKKKTIANKKK from the coding sequence ATGGCGAGAATCGCTGGTATCGATCTACCGAAGGAAAAACGGGTAGAAATCGGATTAACATATATTTATGGAATCGGAATTTCCACAGCCAGAAGAATCCTGGCTGAAACAGGCGTAAACCCGGACATCCGGGTGAAGAACCTGTCAGAAGAAGAAGAAAACTTGCTGCGTGACTATGTCAACAAGAACGTGAAGGTGGAAGGCGACCTCAGAAGAGAAATCGCTCTGAACATCAAGCGTCTGTCCGAAATCGGATGCTACAGAGGCATGCGTCACAGAAAGGGTCTGCCGGTCCGCGGCCAGAGAACCAAAACCAACGCGAGAACCAGAAAAGGCAAGAAAAAGACCATCGCGAATAAGAAGAAGTAG